The DNA region AGGGTAGCCTCTGGCGCCATTTTATCTTTCGTTTCCCCTACCTGAGTCTGACTACGCTGGCAGCCCTTACCCCCGAAGACGTAGAGGTGACCATTGAAGATGAAAATGTCCAAGAAATTAATTTTCAGGATCAATCGGATCTGGTAGCGGTGTCCATCATTACCCCTTTGGCCAATCGCGGGTACGCCATCGCCGACCAATTTCGCAAGATATCCATCCCCGTAGTCATAGGAGGATTTCACGCCACCTGGATGGCTGAAGAAGCGGGGCAACATGCCGACGCTGTAGCCTTGGGGGAAGCCGAAATGATCTGGTTTCAAGTCATCGAGGATTTTAAAAAAGGATCTTTACAGAAATTTTACAAGGCTGAAGGCCGATCAGATTTACAAAACCTTCCCATCCCCCGACGCGACCTTCTGCCGAAGAAGGCTTACTTCTTCACCAATACCATGCAGATCAGCAGGGGATGTCCGTTCCAGTGCGACTTTTGTTCCGTGACCGCTTTCTTTGGCCACACCTGTCGCCTGCGCCCTCTGGAAGAAGTGCGGAAGGAAGTGGAACTCCTGCTGCAAAAGACAAACTTCATTTTCTTCGTTGACGACAACATCATCGGCAACCCCGCCTATGCCCGGGAACTTTTCTCGCTTTTGAAGGAATACCGGGTCAAGTGGCTTAGCCATGCTTCCATCAATATTGCTGAGAGCGAGGATCTACTCGAAAAAGCAGGGGAGAGCGGCTGTT from Deltaproteobacteria bacterium includes:
- a CDS encoding radical SAM protein, producing the protein MKIKIICPRWPEGSLWRHFIFRFPYLSLTTLAALTPEDVEVTIEDENVQEINFQDQSDLVAVSIITPLANRGYAIADQFRKISIPVVIGGFHATWMAEEAGQHADAVALGEAEMIWFQVIEDFKKGSLQKFYKAEGRSDLQNLPIPRRDLLPKKAYFFTNTMQISRGCPFQCDFCSVTAFFGHTCRLRPLEEVRKEVELLLQKTNFIFFVDDNIIGNPAYARELFSLLKEYRVKWLSHASINIAESEDLLEKAGESGCYGLFIGFESLSQRTLQSHHKTTNRADRYKVLVKKIHDQGIGVEGSFIFGSDEDDPSVFHQVVEFCEETKIDAAVFAILTPYPGTRLYEQYTREDRILSRNWDLYDMNHVVYKPRGMSIDQLQEGHDWANQRFYSYPSMLKRFWPLRRCHQVFLPANWGMRRAWNRLAKPTL